In the genome of Paraburkholderia caribensis, the window CGTCGTTCCAGGGTGACGGGTTGTAGCCCGCTTTCCTCAGGGCCGAGAGCTCGCTTTGTTGTTGCTCCCTCGTCGGAGGTGCGTTGCTTCTGATCGCGGCAAGGTCGCGGCACTCCGTTGGGCTCAGATGTGGCCCGCTTTGCGGCGCGCCGGCAGTGGCACATCCAGCCAGGAGGAGCACCAACGCAGCAAGCGTCGAGCGGTTTCTCGGGAGGTTTTCCATAGCG includes:
- a CDS encoding DUF4148 domain-containing protein; amino-acid sequence: MENLPRNRSTLAALVLLLAGCATAGAPQSGPHLSPTECRDLAAIRSNAPPTREQQQSELSALRKAGYNPSPWNDDPKFPENLHAAQRLVDQWFKTECQQSQPG